The proteins below come from a single Drosophila suzukii chromosome X, CBGP_Dsuzu_IsoJpt1.0, whole genome shotgun sequence genomic window:
- the C3G gene encoding guanine nucleotide-releasing factor 2 isoform X5: MRVLNTELRLRFKNRKPRPFNRAASADDAMDLGNGTGIGIGTGATTPLTPPEQCLNGATSMHGSISSPSTPGTCSSGIGVGGGGCSSSSNNSINSGGYSAACTPPPPTHHHHGHLQQQQQQQGTPGGSSRVGGAAGGSGVPPAPPSAGSSGHKNSLKGTKLARRARSFKDDLIEKISLMRTTNNTLGRSHSPHSPRTKHGSKAPPTTEEVQRSTQTLETHVKDISNALKHFRDVILKKKLEVLPGNGTVILETIASMYSVIQTYTLNEHSAIMSGATQQVYQSLGKLIKLCDEVMLSEESGECASLSNENVREVIDLLEDAVRNLVTLAQGKLKEQDQCAFRYSGSGLGGIGAAAEIMGKVTASPGVMSHVPGTGIMRVSVAESIGQRTSLPDIALTPKERDILEQHNVNPMRGSHSTESILRDTSPPPKPPLPNRASNPPPLPPKRRSQPVAPPGVGGLGSSSSTSTSNQASPLPYAQSTNISINSDLDCSSNISLLNYGVDRLSVRSRSPDENSQCSFDSALNHSREEEDHHHQQQQQTQQQQQQLRQFPKIPGMIDEDMEKLVSYSAAMEDKVQTPQPLGGGAGVGGGVASANAGAGGTGGAAEVGAAAAAGGGETNSNRHSNESGFVSMREFQSVQSSTKSSSSNSDIAISTAVGSSMEYQQISQSVSHSQRQISSSSSSCTTTSCTTNSSSSTTTTTGYGSSISELEQQQQTTSAVVADLAPALPPKSVQRGSLTRHESTGAGDELDEAQSSSSGWASHRSSQSEMPEMRQLSPHHHLICHQHSCSAQLQHWPSKHRSLIEGTGSCGAFDQRHLVDQEPPPLPMKKKHMFQSVAFSVLAYMEICSASTRSIEQHRHTVHAYNISRNLTQSQTMNIMSVSKELSPELEAPPALPPKNYKQRMATSMGSSPSLQPIIVTTPPPSPKPTLGENGSTGRPDSRMATVCEELHDGLASEDAMPELRSPVLDSNENVSAVDDGQTFYCHSHQLPGEVGVGVGEGVDNAGQPISTPQVLEEEQTVEPRPGVAGDEVAKPEIAAAVRVEEEEEGEEMLINMLEEVNITRYLILKKREEDGPEVKGGHIDALIVHASRVQKVADNAFCEAFITTFRTFIQPIDVIEKLTHRYTYFFCQVQDNKQKAAKETFALLVRVVNDLTSTDLTSQLLSLLVEFVYQLVCSGQLYLAKLLRNKFVEKVTLYKEPKVYGFIGAELGGAGGAAGLGVAGSGGSSAAGGGGGAGNQPSLLDLKSLEIAEQMTLLDAELFTKIEIPEVLLFAKDQCEEKSPNLNKFTEHFNKMSYWARSKILRLQDAKEREKHVNKFIKIMKHLRKMNNYNSYLALLSALDSGPIRRLEWQKGITEEVRSFCALIDSSSSFRAYRQALAETNPPCIPYIGLILQDLTFVHVGNQDYLSKGVINFSKRWQQYNIIDNMKRFKKCAYPFRRNERIIRFFDNFKDFMGEEEMWQISEKIKPRGRRPVNY, translated from the exons ATGCGCGTTCTCAACACGGAGCTGCGCCTGCGCTTTAAAAATCGCAAACCGCGACCCTTTAATCGCGCTGCCAGTGCCGATGATGCGATGGATCTGGGAAATGGAACGGGGATTGGGATCGGGACGGGGGCTACGACCCCCTTGACGCCCCCCGAACAGTGCCTCAATGGAGCCACCAGTATGC ACGGCAGCATCAGTTCTCCGTCCACGCCTGGCACCTGTTCCAGTGGTATCGGAGTGGGCGGTGGcggctgcagcagcagcagcaacaacagcatcAACAGCGGCGGCTACTCCGCCGCCTGCACCCCGCCACCACCCACGCACCACCATCACGGGCAccttcagcagcagcagcagcagcagggaACGCCTGGTGGATCTAGTCGGGTGGGTGGAGCGGCAGGAGGGAGTGGAGTGCCACCGGCACCACCCAGCGCCGGATCGTCGGGCCACAAGAACAGCCTAAAGGGCACAAAGCTAGCGCGCCGGGCGCGCTCCTTTAAGGACGATCTCATCGAGAAGATCTCCCTGATGCGAACCACCAACAACACCCTGGGTCGCTCCCACTCGCCGCATAGTCCGCGCACCAAGCACGGCTCAAAGGCGCCGCCCACCACCGAGGAGGTGCAGCGCTCCACTCAGACGCTGGAGACGCACGTCAAGGACATCTCGAATGCCCTGAAGCACTTCCGGGATGTTATACTCAAGAAGAAGTTGGAGGTTTTGCCGGGAAACGGCACGGTCATTCTGGAAACCATAGCCAGCATGTACTCCG TGATCCAAACGTACACCCTGAACGAACATAGTGCCATCATGAGCGGCGCCACGCAGCAGGTTTACCAGAGCCTGGGCAAGCTCATCAAGCTCTGCGACGAGGTGATGCTCTCCGAGGAGAGCGGCGAGTGCGCCTCCTTGAGCAACGAGAATGTGCGGGAAGTCATCGATCTTCTGGAGGATGCCGTGCGG AATCTCGTTACGCTGGCGCAGGGCAAGCTGAAGGAGCAGGATCAGTGCGCATTTCGCTACAGCGGTTCTGGCTTGGGCGGCATCGGAGCTGCGGCCGAGATCATGGGCAAGGTCACCGCCTCGCCGGGAGTCATGAGTCATGTGCCGGGCACGGGCATTATGCGCGTCTCGGTCGCCGAGTCGATTGGCCAGCGCACTTCGCTGCCGGACATAGCACTCACGCCCAAGGAGCGCGACATTCTGGAGCAGCACAATGTGAACCCAATGCGCGGCTCCCACAGCACCGAGAGCATCCTGCGCGACACGAGTCCGCCGCCAAAGCCACCGCTACCCAATCGGGCCAGTAATCCGCCACCTCTTCCCCCCAAGCGACGCAGCCAGCCGGTTGCACCACCGGGTGTTGGAGGACTGGGCTCCTCCTCGTCGACATCAACCTCAAATCAGGCCAGTCCGCTGCCCTACGCCCAGTCAACGAATATCAGCATCAACTCGGACCTGGACTGCAGCTCCAACATCTCGTTGCTAAACTATGGCGTGGATCG CCTATCAGTGCGGTCACGATCACCGGATGAGAATAGTCAGTGTTCCTTCGACTCGGCGTTGAATCACTCGCGGGAGGAGGAggaccaccaccaccaacagcagcagcagacgcagcagcagcagcagcagctaaGGCAGTTTCCAAAGATACCGGGCATGATAGACGAGGACATGGAGAAGCTGGTCAGCTACA GCGCCGCCATGGAGGACAAAGTACAGACACCCCAGCCACTCggtggtggtgctggtgtTGGTGGAGGAGTTGCTAGTGCCAATGCTGGTGCTGGTGGAACTGGAGGAGCAGCCGAAGTCGGAGCTGCTGCAGCGGCTGGTGGCGGGGAGACTAACAGCAATCGCCACTCTAACGAATCGG GTTTCGTTTCGATGCGGGAGTTCCAGAGTGTGCAGTCCTCCACAAAGTCATCCAGCAGCAACTCGGACATTGCGATATCGACGGCGGTGGGGAGCAGCATGGAGTACCAGCAGATTAGCCAGTCGGTGTCGCACAGCCAGCGGCAAATCTCGtcgagcagcagcagctgcaccaccaccagctgcaccaccaacagcagcagcagcactaCAACCACCACCGGCTATGGCAGCTCCATTAGCGAActggagcagcagcagcagacgaCGAGTGCGGTGGTGGCGGATCTGGCGCCCGCCCTGCCGCCGAAGAGCGTTCAGAGGGGCAGTCTAACCCGCCACGAGTCCACCGGAGCCGGCGATGAGCTGGACGAGGCGCagtcctcctcctccggctGGGCCAGCCACCGGAGCAGTCAATCGGAGATGCCCGAGATGCGGCAGCTGTCGCCGCACCACCATCTCATCTGCCATCAGCACAGCTGCAGTGCTCAGCTGCAGCACTGGCCCTCGAAGCACCGCAGCTTGATCGAGGGCACTGGCAGCTGCGGCGCCTTTGACCAGCGCCACTTGGTGGACCAGGAGCCCCCGCCGCTGCCCATGAAGAAGAAGCACA TGTTTCAAAGTGTGGCCTTTTCGG TTCTGGCCTACATGGAGATCTGCTCGGCGTCCACGCGATCCATTGAGCAGCACCGCCACACAGTGCATGCGTACAACATCAGTCGCAACCTCACGCAGAGCCAGACCATGAA CATCATGTCCGTGAGCAAGGAACTGTCGCCGGAGCTGGAGGCACCGCCCGCCCTGCCGCCAAAGAACTACAAGCAGCGCATGGCGACAAGTATGGGATCATCGCCCTCGCTGCAGCCCATCATTGTGACCACGCCTCCTCCAAGTCCGAAGCCGACGCTGGGCGAGAATGGTTCGACGGGCAGGCCGGACAGTCGGATGGCCACCGTTTGCGAGGAGCTCCATGATGGTTTGGCCAGCGAGGATGCGATGCCGGAACTCCGGTCGCCCGTGCTCGATAGCAATGAGAATGTTAGCGCCGTCGACGATGGCCAGACCTTCTACTGTCACTCGCATCAGCTGCCCGGCGAGgtgggcgtgggcgtgggCGAGGGCGTGGATAATGCCGGTCAGCCAATTAGCACACCCCAAGTGCTCGAGGAGGAGCAAACGGTGGAGCCTCGGCCAGGAGTGGCTGGTGACGAGGTTGCCAAGCCAGAGATCGCCGCCGCCGTCCGcgtggaggaggaggaggagggaGAGGAGATGCTGATCAACATGCTGGAGGAGGTCAACATCACACGGTACCTGATACTCAAGAAGAGGGAGGAGGACGGGCCCGAGGTGAAGGGCGGCCACATCGACGCCCTCATCGTGCACGCCAGCCGTGTCCAGAAGGTCGCCGACAATG CATTCTGCGAGGCCTTCATCACCACCTTCCGCACCTTCATCCAGCCGATCGACGTGATCGAGAAGCTGACCCATCGCTACACATACTTCTTCTGTCAAGTGCAGGACAACAAGCAGAAGGCCGCCAAGGAGACCTTTGCGCTGCTGGTCCGAGTCGTCAACGATCTAAC GTCGACGGATCTTACCAGCCAGCTGCTAAGCCTACTGGTGGAGTTTGTCTATCAGTTGGTTTGCTCTGGCCAGCTCTACTTGGCGAAGTTGCTGCGCAACAAGTTCGTGGAGAAGGTGACGCTGTACAAGGAGCCCAAGGTGTACGGCTTTATCGGGGCGGAGTTGGGCGGAGCTGGTGGTGCCGCCGGATTGGGAGTGGCCGGGAGTGGTGGGAGCAGTGCAGCCGGCGGTGGAGGCGGAGCAGGCAACCAGCCTAGCCTGCTGGACCTCAAGTCGCTGGAGATCGCCGAACAGATGACGCTGCTGGATGCCGAGCTGTTCACGAAGATCGAGATACCAGAAGTATTACTATTTGCCAAAGATCAGTGCGAGGAGAAGTCGCCCAACCTCAACAAGTTCACCGAGCACTTCAACAAGATGTCCTACTGGGCGCGCTCCAAGATCCTGCGCCTGCAGGATGCCAAGGAGCGGGAGAAGCATGTGAACAAGTTCATCAAGATCATGAAGCACCTGCGCAAGATGAACAACTACAACTCGTATCTGGCGCTGCTGTCGGCCCTGGATTCGGGTCCCATAAGGAG ACTGGAGTGGCAAAAGGGCATCACCGAGGAGGTGCGATCCTTCTGCGCCCTCATCGATTCCAGCTCCAGTTTTCGGGCCTATCGCCAGGCCCTGGCCGAAACTAATCCGCCCTGCATACCCTATAT CGGCCTGATTCTACAGGATCTGACGTTTGTGCATGTGGGCAACCAGGACTATCTGTCCAAGGGCGTCATTAACTTCTCTAAGCGCTGGCAACAGTACAACATAATCGACAACATGAAACGTTTTAAGAAATG TGCCTATCCATTTCGACGCAACGAGCGCATTATACGCTTCTTTGATAACTTCAAGGACTTTATGGGCGAGGAGGAGATGTGGCAGATATCCGAGAAGATCAAGCCGCGAGGCCGCCGCCCGGTTAACTATTAG
- the C3G gene encoding guanine nucleotide-releasing factor 2 isoform X7 yields the protein MNILQKIDGSISSPSTPGTCSSGIGVGGGGCSSSSNNSINSGGYSAACTPPPPTHHHHGHLQQQQQQQGTPGGSSRVGGAAGGSGVPPAPPSAGSSGHKNSLKGTKLARRARSFKDDLIEKISLMRTTNNTLGRSHSPHSPRTKHGSKAPPTTEEVQRSTQTLETHVKDISNALKHFRDVILKKKLEVLPGNGTVILETIASMYSVIQTYTLNEHSAIMSGATQQVYQSLGKLIKLCDEVMLSEESGECASLSNENVREVIDLLEDAVRNLVTLAQGKLKEQDQCAFRYSGSGLGGIGAAAEIMGKVTASPGVMSHVPGTGIMRVSVAESIGQRTSLPDIALTPKERDILEQHNVNPMRGSHSTESILRDTSPPPKPPLPNRASNPPPLPPKRRSQPVAPPGVGGLGSSSSTSTSNQASPLPYAQSTNISINSDLDCSSNISLLNYGVDRLSVRSRSPDENSQCSFDSALNHSREEEDHHHQQQQQTQQQQQQLRQFPKIPGMIDEDMEKLVSYSAAMEDKVQTPQPLGGGAGVGGGVASANAGAGGTGGAAEVGAAAAAGGGETNSNRHSNESGFVSMREFQSVQSSTKSSSSNSDIAISTAVGSSMEYQQISQSVSHSQRQISSSSSSCTTTSCTTNSSSSTTTTTGYGSSISELEQQQQTTSAVVADLAPALPPKSVQRGSLTRHESTGAGDELDEAQSSSSGWASHRSSQSEMPEMRQLSPHHHLICHQHSCSAQLQHWPSKHRSLIEGTGSCGAFDQRHLVDQEPPPLPMKKKHMFQSVAFSVLAYMEICSASTRSIEQHRHTVHAYNISRNLTQSQTMNIMSVSKELSPELEAPPALPPKNYKQRMATSMGSSPSLQPIIVTTPPPSPKPTLGENGSTGRPDSRMATVCEELHDGLASEDAMPELRSPVLDSNENVSAVDDGQTFYCHSHQLPGEVGVGVGEGVDNAGQPISTPQVLEEEQTVEPRPGVAGDEVAKPEIAAAVRVEEEEEGEEMLINMLEEVNITRYLILKKREEDGPEVKGGHIDALIVHASRVQKVADNAFCEAFITTFRTFIQPIDVIEKLTHRYTYFFCQVQDNKQKAAKETFALLVRVVNDLTSTDLTSQLLSLLVEFVYQLVCSGQLYLAKLLRNKFVEKVTLYKEPKVYGFIGAELGGAGGAAGLGVAGSGGSSAAGGGGGAGNQPSLLDLKSLEIAEQMTLLDAELFTKIEIPEVLLFAKDQCEEKSPNLNKFTEHFNKMSYWARSKILRLQDAKEREKHVNKFIKIMKHLRKMNNYNSYLALLSALDSGPIRRLEWQKGITEEVRSFCALIDSSSSFRAYRQALAETNPPCIPYIGLILQDLTFVHVGNQDYLSKGVINFSKRWQQYNIIDNMKRFKKCAYPFRRNERIIRFFDNFKDFMGEEEMWQISEKIKPRGRRPVNY from the exons ATGAATATACTGCAGAAAATCG ACGGCAGCATCAGTTCTCCGTCCACGCCTGGCACCTGTTCCAGTGGTATCGGAGTGGGCGGTGGcggctgcagcagcagcagcaacaacagcatcAACAGCGGCGGCTACTCCGCCGCCTGCACCCCGCCACCACCCACGCACCACCATCACGGGCAccttcagcagcagcagcagcagcagggaACGCCTGGTGGATCTAGTCGGGTGGGTGGAGCGGCAGGAGGGAGTGGAGTGCCACCGGCACCACCCAGCGCCGGATCGTCGGGCCACAAGAACAGCCTAAAGGGCACAAAGCTAGCGCGCCGGGCGCGCTCCTTTAAGGACGATCTCATCGAGAAGATCTCCCTGATGCGAACCACCAACAACACCCTGGGTCGCTCCCACTCGCCGCATAGTCCGCGCACCAAGCACGGCTCAAAGGCGCCGCCCACCACCGAGGAGGTGCAGCGCTCCACTCAGACGCTGGAGACGCACGTCAAGGACATCTCGAATGCCCTGAAGCACTTCCGGGATGTTATACTCAAGAAGAAGTTGGAGGTTTTGCCGGGAAACGGCACGGTCATTCTGGAAACCATAGCCAGCATGTACTCCG TGATCCAAACGTACACCCTGAACGAACATAGTGCCATCATGAGCGGCGCCACGCAGCAGGTTTACCAGAGCCTGGGCAAGCTCATCAAGCTCTGCGACGAGGTGATGCTCTCCGAGGAGAGCGGCGAGTGCGCCTCCTTGAGCAACGAGAATGTGCGGGAAGTCATCGATCTTCTGGAGGATGCCGTGCGG AATCTCGTTACGCTGGCGCAGGGCAAGCTGAAGGAGCAGGATCAGTGCGCATTTCGCTACAGCGGTTCTGGCTTGGGCGGCATCGGAGCTGCGGCCGAGATCATGGGCAAGGTCACCGCCTCGCCGGGAGTCATGAGTCATGTGCCGGGCACGGGCATTATGCGCGTCTCGGTCGCCGAGTCGATTGGCCAGCGCACTTCGCTGCCGGACATAGCACTCACGCCCAAGGAGCGCGACATTCTGGAGCAGCACAATGTGAACCCAATGCGCGGCTCCCACAGCACCGAGAGCATCCTGCGCGACACGAGTCCGCCGCCAAAGCCACCGCTACCCAATCGGGCCAGTAATCCGCCACCTCTTCCCCCCAAGCGACGCAGCCAGCCGGTTGCACCACCGGGTGTTGGAGGACTGGGCTCCTCCTCGTCGACATCAACCTCAAATCAGGCCAGTCCGCTGCCCTACGCCCAGTCAACGAATATCAGCATCAACTCGGACCTGGACTGCAGCTCCAACATCTCGTTGCTAAACTATGGCGTGGATCG CCTATCAGTGCGGTCACGATCACCGGATGAGAATAGTCAGTGTTCCTTCGACTCGGCGTTGAATCACTCGCGGGAGGAGGAggaccaccaccaccaacagcagcagcagacgcagcagcagcagcagcagctaaGGCAGTTTCCAAAGATACCGGGCATGATAGACGAGGACATGGAGAAGCTGGTCAGCTACA GCGCCGCCATGGAGGACAAAGTACAGACACCCCAGCCACTCggtggtggtgctggtgtTGGTGGAGGAGTTGCTAGTGCCAATGCTGGTGCTGGTGGAACTGGAGGAGCAGCCGAAGTCGGAGCTGCTGCAGCGGCTGGTGGCGGGGAGACTAACAGCAATCGCCACTCTAACGAATCGG GTTTCGTTTCGATGCGGGAGTTCCAGAGTGTGCAGTCCTCCACAAAGTCATCCAGCAGCAACTCGGACATTGCGATATCGACGGCGGTGGGGAGCAGCATGGAGTACCAGCAGATTAGCCAGTCGGTGTCGCACAGCCAGCGGCAAATCTCGtcgagcagcagcagctgcaccaccaccagctgcaccaccaacagcagcagcagcactaCAACCACCACCGGCTATGGCAGCTCCATTAGCGAActggagcagcagcagcagacgaCGAGTGCGGTGGTGGCGGATCTGGCGCCCGCCCTGCCGCCGAAGAGCGTTCAGAGGGGCAGTCTAACCCGCCACGAGTCCACCGGAGCCGGCGATGAGCTGGACGAGGCGCagtcctcctcctccggctGGGCCAGCCACCGGAGCAGTCAATCGGAGATGCCCGAGATGCGGCAGCTGTCGCCGCACCACCATCTCATCTGCCATCAGCACAGCTGCAGTGCTCAGCTGCAGCACTGGCCCTCGAAGCACCGCAGCTTGATCGAGGGCACTGGCAGCTGCGGCGCCTTTGACCAGCGCCACTTGGTGGACCAGGAGCCCCCGCCGCTGCCCATGAAGAAGAAGCACA TGTTTCAAAGTGTGGCCTTTTCGG TTCTGGCCTACATGGAGATCTGCTCGGCGTCCACGCGATCCATTGAGCAGCACCGCCACACAGTGCATGCGTACAACATCAGTCGCAACCTCACGCAGAGCCAGACCATGAA CATCATGTCCGTGAGCAAGGAACTGTCGCCGGAGCTGGAGGCACCGCCCGCCCTGCCGCCAAAGAACTACAAGCAGCGCATGGCGACAAGTATGGGATCATCGCCCTCGCTGCAGCCCATCATTGTGACCACGCCTCCTCCAAGTCCGAAGCCGACGCTGGGCGAGAATGGTTCGACGGGCAGGCCGGACAGTCGGATGGCCACCGTTTGCGAGGAGCTCCATGATGGTTTGGCCAGCGAGGATGCGATGCCGGAACTCCGGTCGCCCGTGCTCGATAGCAATGAGAATGTTAGCGCCGTCGACGATGGCCAGACCTTCTACTGTCACTCGCATCAGCTGCCCGGCGAGgtgggcgtgggcgtgggCGAGGGCGTGGATAATGCCGGTCAGCCAATTAGCACACCCCAAGTGCTCGAGGAGGAGCAAACGGTGGAGCCTCGGCCAGGAGTGGCTGGTGACGAGGTTGCCAAGCCAGAGATCGCCGCCGCCGTCCGcgtggaggaggaggaggagggaGAGGAGATGCTGATCAACATGCTGGAGGAGGTCAACATCACACGGTACCTGATACTCAAGAAGAGGGAGGAGGACGGGCCCGAGGTGAAGGGCGGCCACATCGACGCCCTCATCGTGCACGCCAGCCGTGTCCAGAAGGTCGCCGACAATG CATTCTGCGAGGCCTTCATCACCACCTTCCGCACCTTCATCCAGCCGATCGACGTGATCGAGAAGCTGACCCATCGCTACACATACTTCTTCTGTCAAGTGCAGGACAACAAGCAGAAGGCCGCCAAGGAGACCTTTGCGCTGCTGGTCCGAGTCGTCAACGATCTAAC GTCGACGGATCTTACCAGCCAGCTGCTAAGCCTACTGGTGGAGTTTGTCTATCAGTTGGTTTGCTCTGGCCAGCTCTACTTGGCGAAGTTGCTGCGCAACAAGTTCGTGGAGAAGGTGACGCTGTACAAGGAGCCCAAGGTGTACGGCTTTATCGGGGCGGAGTTGGGCGGAGCTGGTGGTGCCGCCGGATTGGGAGTGGCCGGGAGTGGTGGGAGCAGTGCAGCCGGCGGTGGAGGCGGAGCAGGCAACCAGCCTAGCCTGCTGGACCTCAAGTCGCTGGAGATCGCCGAACAGATGACGCTGCTGGATGCCGAGCTGTTCACGAAGATCGAGATACCAGAAGTATTACTATTTGCCAAAGATCAGTGCGAGGAGAAGTCGCCCAACCTCAACAAGTTCACCGAGCACTTCAACAAGATGTCCTACTGGGCGCGCTCCAAGATCCTGCGCCTGCAGGATGCCAAGGAGCGGGAGAAGCATGTGAACAAGTTCATCAAGATCATGAAGCACCTGCGCAAGATGAACAACTACAACTCGTATCTGGCGCTGCTGTCGGCCCTGGATTCGGGTCCCATAAGGAG ACTGGAGTGGCAAAAGGGCATCACCGAGGAGGTGCGATCCTTCTGCGCCCTCATCGATTCCAGCTCCAGTTTTCGGGCCTATCGCCAGGCCCTGGCCGAAACTAATCCGCCCTGCATACCCTATAT CGGCCTGATTCTACAGGATCTGACGTTTGTGCATGTGGGCAACCAGGACTATCTGTCCAAGGGCGTCATTAACTTCTCTAAGCGCTGGCAACAGTACAACATAATCGACAACATGAAACGTTTTAAGAAATG TGCCTATCCATTTCGACGCAACGAGCGCATTATACGCTTCTTTGATAACTTCAAGGACTTTATGGGCGAGGAGGAGATGTGGCAGATATCCGAGAAGATCAAGCCGCGAGGCCGCCGCCCGGTTAACTATTAG